From a single Rhinolophus ferrumequinum isolate MPI-CBG mRhiFer1 chromosome 15, mRhiFer1_v1.p, whole genome shotgun sequence genomic region:
- the LOC117035198 gene encoding interferon lambda-1-like: MLATWFLVLVALGLGLARAGPVPISTSTRTGCDIGKFKSLPPTEWKAFKKAKDALESSLKTRSCCFSPFPRNWELTRLQLWERPVALEAELALTLKVLETMADSSLGDILDQPLHTLHHIHSELQACILPQPATDTRPHGLLYHWLHRLQKAPQKVSQECLECTVTFNLFRLLTRDLNCVAKGDLCV, encoded by the exons ATGCTTGCAACTTGGTTCCTCGTGCTTGTGGCCTTAGGGCTGGGCTTGGCCAGAGCAGGCCCTGTCCCTATTTCCACCTCAACCAGGACAGGCTGTGACATTGGAAAGTTCAAATCTCTGCCGCCAACGGAATGGAAAGCCTTCAAGAAAGCCAAAGATGCCTTG GAAAGTTCACTGAAAACCCGGAGCTGCTGCTTCAGCCCCTTCCCCAGGAACTGGGAACTGACACGGCTGCAA TTATGGGAGCGCCCTGTGGCCTTGGAGGCTGAGCTGGCCCTGACACTGAAGGTCCTGGAGACCATGGCTGACTCATCTCTAGGGGACATCCTGGACCAGCCCCTTCACACACTGCACCACATCCACTCTGAGCTCCAGGCCTGT ATCTTACCTCAGCCTGCAACAGACACCAGGCCCCATGGCCTCCTCTACCACTGGCTACACCGGCTCCAGAAGGCCCCCCAAAAG GTGTCTCAAGAATGCCTTGAATGCACTGTCACATTCAACCTCTTCCGCCTCCTCACACGGGACCTGAATTGTGTAGCCAAGGGAGATCTGTGTGTCTGA